In a genomic window of Alphaproteobacteria bacterium:
- a CDS encoding enoyl-CoA hydratase — MSDTQTIEKRPADAGPFVQRTDNDGADGVTCLTLNRPDKLNALSEGMLAALQAELDNIAANRSVRVVVLTGNGRAFCAGHNLKQMRANYSLEYQQALFATCSTMMQSVLRLPQPVIAKVRGLATAAGCQLVATCDLAVAADTSRLATSGINVGLFCSTPGVAVGRALPRKHAMDLLLTGDFLEAPRAAEIGLINRAVPEETLDEEVAELAAKLARKSAHALALGKQAFYRQLEMGITDAYAFAGEEMARNMMDRDAAEGIDAFIEKRDPEWDQGPRHDPGSEDD, encoded by the coding sequence ATGAGCGACACGCAAACGATCGAAAAAAGACCCGCAGACGCCGGTCCCTTCGTCCAACGCACCGACAATGATGGTGCAGACGGCGTGACCTGCCTGACCCTGAACCGGCCTGACAAACTCAACGCCTTGTCGGAAGGCATGCTCGCGGCCCTGCAGGCCGAACTGGATAATATCGCCGCGAACCGAAGCGTGCGCGTGGTCGTGCTTACCGGCAACGGCCGTGCGTTCTGCGCCGGGCACAATCTCAAACAGATGCGTGCGAATTACAGCCTCGAATATCAGCAGGCGTTGTTTGCGACCTGTTCGACGATGATGCAGTCGGTCTTGCGCCTGCCCCAGCCGGTCATCGCCAAGGTGCGCGGGCTGGCGACGGCGGCGGGCTGCCAGCTGGTCGCGACCTGCGACCTGGCGGTCGCGGCCGATACGTCCAGGCTCGCGACGTCGGGCATCAATGTCGGCCTGTTCTGCTCCACCCCCGGCGTGGCAGTCGGCCGCGCCCTGCCCCGCAAGCACGCGATGGATCTGCTGCTGACCGGCGATTTCCTCGAAGCCCCGCGCGCGGCCGAGATCGGCCTGATCAACCGAGCGGTGCCCGAAGAAACGCTCGACGAAGAGGTGGCCGAACTGGCCGCCAAGCTCGCGCGCAAGAGCGCCCATGCGCTGGCACTCGGCAAACAGGCGTTCTATCGCCAGCTCGAGATGGGCATTACGGATGCCTATGCGTTTGCGGGCGAGGAAATGGCGCGCAACATGATGGACCGGGACGCCGCCGAGGGCATCGATGCGTTCATCGAGAAGCGCGATCCCGAATGGGACCAGGGCCCGCGCCACGATCCAGGTTCAGAGGATGACTAA